DNA sequence from the Eulemur rufifrons isolate Redbay chromosome 6, OSU_ERuf_1, whole genome shotgun sequence genome:
GCCACAGAACTCCATGTCCCTTGCAGAGTCCTGTGTCACACAGAGAAAGCTAGAGAAATCTGGGCCCAAGTCCTAATGAGGCCATTTACCAGCAGGTGACTAAACCTCGATGAGCTGGTTTCCCTGTTGAAAAAGGGAGGATAACAACATTCATTCTCACACCAACCCTGTTATGAAACCACGAATGCACCAAACTTTCTACTCTCACTCCCATTACTAATCAAAGCTAACATTATTGAGCCTTTCCTGTTAGTCATAACAGTGCTAAGTGCTTTTAGGTGTATtacatcatttaatcttcacaaaagtcctatgaagtaggtactattaccATACCCacttaatctttttttgtttaaaggaGGAAgtagggctgggcacggtggctcacgcctgtaatcctagcactctgggaggccgaggcgggaggattgcgaaaggtcaggagttcgagaccagtctgagcaagagcgagaccccgtctctactaaaaatagaaagaaatgatttagacagctaaaaatatatatagaaaaaaaaaattagccgggcatggtggcacatgcctgtagtcccagctactcgggaggctgaggcaggaggattgtttgagcccaggagtttgaggttgctgtgagctaggctgacgccacggcactctagcccgggcaatagagtgagactctgtctcaaaaaaaaaaaaaaaaaaagaggaagtagGTGGGAATTGAGCCTTAGAGGTTAAGCTCCTTCCCACTGAGAAGAGCTGGTTCCGACCCTGGCTGCCTGACTCCCGAGTGCTTATTCTTAACCTGAGGTTCTACCTCCTCTGTCTACCCCAAACACACCACCAGAGAATCTGCTAAAACAAGCTCAGAGAGCAGGCTGCAAGCTGTTGCCACAGGGATGATCTGGATAATGAAGGGGGAAAAGCATCCACACAAGGAGTCCCTGTGATGCATGAGGCCAGTGACAGAGATGATATCACTTGGTGAAACTCTAAGGAGTGCTTCATCATAGGTCTGGTAACAAGCACATACTGTCAGCCTTGCTTCCTTCTGTTCTACATGACAGGTAAAAACCAGGAAGGTGGTGGGTTCAGGTGCCTGATTTCATGGGTCTGGGGCTTAGCTGGGAATTAGGAAGTTGGGATCTTTAAGAACTAGATGTAGCACTGGCCAAAGAAAACAACTCAGGAGAAGGATGGAAGCTATTAAGAATCACGACCTGAATCATGAAAAATGTTTAGAACTGTTGTTTATTTCCAATTATTCCCACTTCTTCACCCTGGAGTGGCTACATTACATCAAGGAAGGGGCCCGTGGCTTCATGAGGAAGGGAACTGGCACCCATTTCAGACTTCCCACACCGAAGAGGTGGTCCAGCAAGGCCGAGGGAGCTCAGGGAATGCTCTGGACGGGCTGTGCTTCAGTGGCCCCGCTTGGTGGGATTCGCCTGGCTTCTGTAACAGAGCAGTAGGAACTGCTGGCATCACACGCCTGATTCCCTCCATGTGTTCCGGGTTGGAAATGAACTAATCAGAGCTAAGATTGGAAATAAACTTATTAGATGAGCTGCACAATTTGGGCCTAAATTGCCCAAACACTGATGCAGACGCAGCTGACGAAGCAAATGTTCCCGCATACTGCCAGGCCGGTAATTAAGCTGTACGCAGGAGCCTTTCAAAGACGGGGGCTTCTGCTCACCCAGCTTCAGAAAGAGGAAACAGATAAGCAAGGAGAACAAGGGGCCTGGCTGCTTCCTCCCAATCCAACTGTGCCTTCTGGAAGGCAGTAagcccctctgtccccaccatCCTGCCTGCTGTCAGCTGCAGGGCAGCCTGCGTGTTGGGAGGTGCCTCACTGCTCACGAGCCGCTGGGGCACGGCAGTGGGCGCCGGCAGCTGATCGGATCATTTACTGGCCACGGCGGAAAGCTGGTCTCGGATGCGGCCCAGCCCATCCAACATAGTGTCCAGCGTTTCTTTGCTCAGCTCCATGGTGACAGCTGAGATGGAGGGTTTGTCTCCGCACAGACTGGGATCTTCCTGGATCTGTAAAAAGAACATGGCCTGGAAAGTCAAAGCTGCCTCTCTTCCTGTCTCCCCGTAAGTGGACTGTGAGCCCCATCTCAGTTCTGCTGAACCTCTGCAGAGAGGCTCTTTGCTGAGAGCTACAGAGAGTACCAGCCCCCGAGTCATTTAGCAACTGGGGAGAGTGAAGAAGATGCCCAGAGGCCTGGGTCAGTTTCTATTTCCAATGAGTACCCTGGGTGGGCATCAGAGAAGGCCAGGCCAAGGCTCATCCACCTCTCTGACACCCTGTCAGCATTCAAGTGAGAAAGCATCACATGTGTTTACATTGGTACTTTAAGAACTGGGCTCCGCTGAGTATggtcgctcatgcctgtaatcccagcactttgggaaatcaaggtgggaggattgcttgaggccaggagttcaagatcagcctgggcaacaaagtgaggccccatttctacaaaaaattaaaaaaaaaaaaaaaaaagccagtcatggtggcacacatctgtagtcccagctacttgggaggctgaggcagggggatcacttgagctcaggagtttgaagtacagtgagctacgatcaggCCATTGCACTTCAACTtgcatgacagagcaagaccctgtgtctttcaaaaaaaggaaaaaaaaaagagaagtgggCTCTACTGGGTACATAAGACACTCCATTgggatgcagaaaaaaatattacaacttctagttatatttatttgtatctttaaaaaaattaaaaagttaagctttactaatatttaaaatatttagttgctAGAAGCACCCttacttcttcatttccttaCAGGTGTTGAATTTTTTGGTGTCTGGGTAAGTAGATATAGCGTTACATTACCTAGTTTTAACTGAACAAATCCTACAAAGTGGATATGTGGCTTAAAAATCTCCTGAAAAGGAACACCAGTGAGGCCAGGGAGCATGAGCAAGGAAATGAGAACCTGACACTTCTCCACCTGCTGACTGAAGCTGTTGATCAGCCACATCAAATAGTGACACAGTGACGGCCTAATCACATTGGACAAGAAGTTGGTTCAAGTGTCCAAAATTATCAAGCAGGTTATTTGAAATCTGAACATACCCCTCTATTGTTAAAGATAAACTTCTAAGAGTATATGGTAAGTAACCTTTAGGTatcagcaaattatttttaaaatattatgttttgcatttgtcttgttttaaaatttctacttttagtgTATGTTTTATTATGTCCACAATATGTTAATACGCCTACACTTTGTAAATAAACACATGCATGTAGgggatgctatttatttatttttaattattatgggtacataacagttgtatatctttatagagtccatgtgatgttttgatacaggcacacaatgtgaattaatcaaatcaaggtaattggggtatccatcacctcaggcatttagcatttctttgttaggaacattccaattttactcttccagttattttaaagtatacactaacttactgttgatgacagtcactttgttgtgctatcaaatattgttccttctatctaactatatttttgcatccattaaccgTCCCCACTTTATCCCACCCccgataattttttttctttatgggatTAGAGGTCCCCAAACCTTGGGGACTGGTATATAGATGCCCCCCGGCACCACGTCATGGCTGCACCCTCTCTCTTTCTACTCAGCATGGCAGCGGACATACCTTCATCTGGAGCAGGCAGGTGGGGACGGCCATGCGGCTGATGCTGTCTGAGGAGGTTTTGATATCCACTCTCCAGTCCAGGTCGACCAGGCGTGGCAGAGAGACTGTGGAGGGGACAGCCCGGCTCAGAGCTTATGCCACCCATGTCCACCAAGCCTTTGCCTTATGACAGGCAGCAATGAGGGTTGTACACGTATAATACATTTGATCTACGCTAGAGAGACAGATGGGGCCCAAGATCCACAGCAAGTCACGGGCCTCACTCATTGCTCTGTGCCACCTGCACTTAGCACTGATCCCCTGTGGCAGCACCTCCAGGCTTCCGCCTGAACACCCAGCCCTCGAGCTGTCAGGCCAGAATGAGAAGTGACACAAGGCAGAGAAGTAGTCATGGCCTAAGGCTTAGGAAACATGTAGCTTTAGCAACAGTGGTAAGAGTGCTTGTTTCAGAGATAAACAGACTGGCTTGAATACAGGTTCTACCACTCGCCTAACCTCTGAGCCTCTCTTTGCTcgtctggaaaatggggatactCTCAGCCTGGCTCACAGGGATATTGGGAGGACGAAATGAGCTAACACAGACAAACTGCTCCAGCACCGTGATTGGCTCAGAGCAAGTACAATGACCCTATATTAAACACATACTTTTATTCAGTCTTTCAAACTGATTtcaattactgttaattttttccccaattgaaatataattattttaagtactttaCTTTCTGCTTTgggtatttctgtatttttttttaacaacatgcctatataataatgtttataatcaaaaaaaaaaaaaaaaagtaaagagtggaattaaaaagaaacaatgcaaCAGACAGAGTTTGGGTTGGGACTGGATTCACTGTGGTTTTTGCCAAAATCTCTGGTCACCTGCCAGACtttgagctggggctgggggagggagttAGGGAGGGAGGGGCAAATTTCCTGGTACTCACTCTGATTTGCTTGCGCTTCAGCTCTCCAAGTAGATCTGTTTAAGAgggaaagatgaggaaaaaataattgaaaagggATGAGACTGAATCCTCTGATAATGAGAGAGGCATCTAGACCCAGGTCCTTCCTGTGATCTTCATATCTGTAATCACTTCCTACCTGGAAAGGACTGAAGAAAACCTCCCTCCAAGAAGcaatcttttgtttatttgttttacaaagCTCAGTGATGTTAGGCCATAAGTGTTGTTAGTTAGTTTTCATAGTTTaggacaaaaaagaagaaaaggcttAATGCATTGTAATCTTATTGTGATACTGTTCTcaagaacaaaacagagaacagGTCTGCTTGTCCTCTTTGCTGAGTACCTACTACACAGAATACTGCATTTTCTGCAAAAACACATCCAAACAGACCTGTCTAATGCTACagcaaatggaataaaatttggTCATGGATTAGAAAGTTCTTAATAAACAACGAAATCCTTGGTAAATAAGCATTACCAGTTACTGCTATTAGAGAGGTCTGTTAATCCTTCTGCTCACCAACAGTATAATTCTgccaat
Encoded proteins:
- the COMMD9 gene encoding COMM domain-containing protein 9 isoform X3, with the protein product MAALTAEHFVALQSLLKLLQALHRLTRLVAFRDLSSAEGVLALFPENFHQNLKNLLTKIILEHISTWRAEAQANQISLPRLVDLDWRVDIKTSSDSISRMAVPTCLLQMKIQEDPSLCGDKPSISAVTMELSKETLDTMLDGLGRIRDQLSAVASK